A stretch of Oryza brachyantha chromosome 4, ObraRS2, whole genome shotgun sequence DNA encodes these proteins:
- the LOC102710115 gene encoding uncharacterized protein LOC102710115, with translation MAAGVLSYLRSVWPISALLKEDDLRASARLMRGLPVPEETKQFVLALREPDSRGVIYILAAQNLSERSASDADSLIRQVRPRVVVTQVAHTAADDVRVEEDCLEGGGAAGVPASPFQVIKRCVTEKRSKDQYVKAAACQVLQEIFGVGFYGHLLAAKRAAEEAGSCFLLLESPYERSCNGGASGSQTTMEESSGQQLASSCSLSQSATDCDTCGQVQGSCLLAQSTTSIVSSRVRKICLMDDIGGQLVKSLVPSVNLLMSEAISSDGVSECKRTECMPANRYKVPPFAESVYPLLADLYDIFVDIPSIGKAMASAQELLKQVHDGKPITSEMLSDVYVFRIAIEALRIGLNNAGRSHIDTRDNHGSKALDFSELSSEEKCHILLVQALRSQLRESGSVVAIVDASCLAGIRRHWDTPVPPEIAQLASSCFKHYSNGNDSEENEVLSVDNTDKKRWVADKPVVVVGAGGTALLGFSSLSKTVHASAFLKLAPYKTPMILKYGLIQLQRHAAIVLSKVLSNGVFGASSKASVLQLTASSEKIRAVTHTVISSAKRTSLMAMRTSFYEIMQKRQKQPFRITPWATFGCSMAACAGLLMHGDGIECAAEAAPSVPMIATLGRGLESLRLTSQEVRQTRGQHVKEALGGLMSNLKKAK, from the coding sequence ATGGCCGCGGGGGTGCTCTCCTACCTGCGGAGCGTGTGGCCGATCTCCGCCCTCCTGAAGGAGGACGACCTGCGCGCGTCCGCGCGGCTGATGCGGGGCCTCCCCGTGCCGGAGGAGACGAAGCAGTTCGTGCTCGCGCTCCGCGAGCCCGACTCGCGGGGCGTGATATACATCCTCGCGGCGCAGAACCTGTCCGAGCGGTCGGCCTCCGACGCCGACAGCTTGATCAGGCAGGTGCGCCCCAGGGTCGTGGTCACCCAGGTGGCACACACGGCGGCCGACGACGTCCGGGTCGAGGAGGATTGCCTGGAAGGAGGCGGGGCCGCCGGCGTGCCGGCTTCCCCGTTCCAGGTGATCAAGAGGTGCGTCACGGAGAAGAGGAGCAAGGATCAGTACGTCAAGGCCGCGGCGTGCCAGGTCTTGCAGGAGATTTTCGGGGTCGGGTTCTACGGCCATCTCTTGGCTGCAAAGAGagccgccgaggaggctgggtcatgttttcttttgctcGAGTCTCCTTATGAAAGGAGTTGCAATGGCGGTGCATCGGGTAGCCAAACTACTATGGAAGAAAGCTCAGGTCAGCAATTGGCGAGCAGCTGCTCGCTCTCTCAAAGTGCCACAGATTGTGACACATGTGGACAGGTACAGGGTAGCTGCTTGCTTGCCCAGAGTACCACTTCAATTGTAAGCTCACGCGTTAGAAAGATATGCCTTATGGATGACATTGGGGGACAACTCGTGAAGTCGCTAGTGCCTAGCGTTAATCTGTTGATGTCTGAAGCTATCTCTTCTGATGGTGTTTCAGAGTGCAAACGGACTGAATGCATGCCAGCAAACAGATACAAGGTTCCACCTTTTGCAGAGTCTGTTTATCCTTTGCTTGCTGATctttatgatatatttgtggaCATCCCATCAATTGGGAAAGCTATGGCTTCTGCTCAGGAATTGCTCAAACAAGTTCATGATGGGAAGCCAATTACCAGTGAAATGCTGTCTGATGTGTATGTATTTAGAATCGCAATAGAAGCCCTCAGGATAGGTTTAAACAACGCTGGAAGAAGCCACATTGACACCAGAGACAATCATGGTTCAAAAGCATTAGATTTTTCAGAACTCAGTTCTGAGGAGAAGTGCCATATCCTTCTTGTGCAAGCCCTCAGAAGCCAGCTAAGGGAGTCTGGTTCTGTGGTTGCTATAGTCGATGCTAGTTGCTTAGCTGGAATAAGGAGACACTGGGACACCCCTGTTCCTCCAGAGATTGCACAGTTAGCCAGCAGTTGCTTCAAGCATTACAGCAATGGAAATGATAGTGAGGAGAATGAGGTTCTATCAGTTGACAACACAGATAAAAAGAGGTGGGTAGCTGATAAACCTGTGGTCGTAGTTGGTGCAGGAGGAACAGCTCTTCTGGGATTTTCATCTTTGTCAAAAACTGTGCATGCATCTGCTTTTCTTAAGTTGGCTCCATATAAAACACCGATGATCTTGAAGTATGGCTTGATACAGCTGCAAAGGCATGCTGCCATTGTGTTAAGCAAGGTCCTGTCAAATGGTGTTTTTGGTGCTAGTTCGAAGGCATCAGTTTTACAACTGACAGCTTCATCAGAGAAAATTCGAGCAGTTACGCACACTGTAATTTCATCAGCGAAGAGAACTAGCTTGATGGCTATGCGAACTTCATTCTATGAAATAATGCAGAAGAGGCAAAAGCAACCTTTCAGGATCACTCCTTGGGCAACATTCGGTTGCAGCATGGCTGCATGTGCTGGTCTCCTGATGCATGGAGATGGGATTGAATGTGCTGCTGAGGCCGCACCGTCCGTTCCCATGATTGCTACTCTGGGACGTGGTCTTGAGAGCCTACGCCTCACATCCCAGGAAGTGAGGCAAACAAGGGGCCAACATGTGAAGGAAGCTTTGGGAGGGTTGATGAGTAACTTAAAGAAAGCAAAATAA
- the LOC102718081 gene encoding amino acid permease 3-like, giving the protein MPPPPPEMDQVLKVGGGEDGQPRRTGTMWTASAHIITAVIGSGVLSLAWGVAQLGWVGGPAVMVLFGAVIYCCSVLLVECYRSGDPATGPRNRTYMDAVRASLGGFKVRLCGVLQFANFFGVCVGITIASSVSMLAVRRAGCFHVRGHDQREACGGSSRPYMLIYGGLQVVFSQIPDIHDMSWLSTLASIMSLSYSAIGIALGVAQIVANGEVRGTLTGVFVGAGAGVTSMQKVWRSFQAFGNIAFAYGFSFILLEIQDTVKAVPPPSTETKVMRKAVAVSVATTTVVYLMCGCVGYAAFGSESPDNLLTGFGFFEPFWLLDLANAGVVVHLVGTYQVVAQPVFAFLDRRAAAAAWPGSTALGRKRVVRVGSLSLTVSPFRLVWRTAFVCVTTAASTLLPFFGSMVGLIGAASFWPLTVYFPVEMFIAQRRVPRGSAQWVSLQALSAGCLVVSVAASAGSIAGVVEAFKAHNPLCWTC; this is encoded by the exons atgccaccgccgccgccagagaTGGATCAGGTGCTCAAggtgggaggcggcgaggacgggcAGCCGCGGCGCACGGGGACCATGTGGACGGCGAGCGCGCACATCATCACGGCGGTGATCGGGTCCGGGGTGCTGTCGTTGGCGTGGGGGGTGGCGCAGCTGGGGTGGGTGGGCGGCCCCGCCGTGATGGTGCTGTTCGGCGCCGTCATCTACTGCTGCTCCGTGCTCCTCGTCGAGTGCTACCGGTCCGGCGACCCGGCCACCGGCCCGCGCAACCGGACCTACATGGACGCCGTCCGCGCCAGCCTCGGCGGGTTCAAGGTGAGGCTCTGCGGCGTGCTGCAGTTCGCCAACTTCTTCGGCGTCTGCGTCGGCATCACCATCGCCTCCTCCGTCAGCATGCT ggcGGTCAGGAGGGCGGGGTGCTTCCACGTGAGAGGGCACGACCAGAGGGAGGCGTGCGGCGGCTCGAGCCGGCCGTACATGCTCATCTACGGCGGGTTGCAGGTCGTGTTCTCGCAGATCCCCGACATCCACGACATGTCGTGGCTCTCCACCCTCGCCTCCATCATGTCGCTGTCCTACTCCGCCATTGGCATCGCCCTCGGCGTCGCGCAGATCGTAG CGAACGGGGAAGTCAGGGGCACCCTCACGGGCGTcttcgtcggcgccggcgccggcgtcaccTCGATGCAGAAGGTTTGGCGTAGCTTCCAGGCCTTCGGGAACATCGCTTTTGCATACGGCTTCTCGTTCATCCTCCTCGAGATCCAG GACACGGTGAaggcggtgccgccgccgtcgacggagACGAAGGTGATGAggaaggcggtggcggtgagcGTGGCCACGACGACAGTGGTCTACCTGATGTGCGGGTGCGTGGGGTACGCGGCGTTCGGCAGCGAGTCGCCGGACAACCTCCTCACGGGCTTCGGGTTCTTCGAGCCCTTCTGGCTGCTCGACCTGGCCAACGCCGGCGTCGTGGTGCACCTCGTCGGCACGTACCAGGTGGTGGCGCAGCCGGTCTTCGCCTTCCTCgaccggcgcgccgccgccgccgcgtggccGGGGAGCACGGCGCTCGGCCGGAAGCGGGTGGTGCGCGTGGGCTCCCTGTCGCTCACGGTGAGCCCGTTCCGGCTGGTGTGGCGGACGGCGTTCGTGTGCGTGACCACCGCGGCGTCCACGCTGCTGCCGTTCTTCGGCTCCATGGTGGGGCTCATCGGGGCGGCCTCGTTCTGGCCGCTCACCGTCTACTTCCCCGTCGAGATGTTCATCGCGCAGCGCCGGGTGCCGCGGGGGAGCGCGCAGTGGGTGTCGCTCCAGGCGCTCAGCGCCGGGTGCCTCGTCGtgtccgtcgccgcctcggccggctccatcgccggcgtcgtggAGGCGTTCAAGGCGCACAACCCGCTCTGCTGGACGTGCTGA
- the LOC102709834 gene encoding phosphoglycolate phosphatase 1A, chloroplastic-like, translating into MLLTRASPTFLPSTSAASPSPQAPPAPIFGRSHRRGVVQLVSSCSPVAGQRSGSAARRSVMAAAGAVPAAKLEDADALIDSVETFIFDCDGVIWKGDKLIDGVPETLDMLRSKGKRLVFVTNNSTKSRKQYGKKFETLGLNVNEEEIFASSFAAAAYLQSIDFPKDKKVYVIGEDGILKELELAGFQYLGGPSDGDKKIELKPGFYMEHDKDVGAVVVGFDRYFNYYKVQYGTLCIRENPGCLFIATNRDAVTHLTDAQEWAGGGSMVGAILGSTKQEPLVVGKPSTFMMDYLAKKFGITTSQICMVGDRLDTDILFGQNGGCKTLLVLSGVTSVQMLQSPDNSIQPDFYTNQISDFLTLKAATV; encoded by the exons ATGCTCCTGACGCGCGCCTCCCCCAccttcctcccctccacctccgccgcctcgccctcgccgcagGCGCCCCCGGCGCCGATCTTCGGGAGGAGCCACCGCCGTGGCGTCGTCCAGCTGGTGTCCTCTTGTTCTCCGGTGGCCGGGCAGCGCAGTGGCAGTGCGGCCAGGAGGTCcgtgatggcggcggccggagcggtCCCGGCGGCGAAGCTGGAGGACGCCGACGCGCTCATCGACTCCGTCGAGACGTTCATATTCGACTGCGACG GTGTGATTTGGAAGGGCGACAAGCTGATCGATGGAGTGCCAGAGACGCTCGACATGCTCAGATCAAAG GGCAAGAGGCTGGTGTTTGTGACGAACAACTCGACCAAGTCGAGGAAGCAGTACGGGAAGAAGTTTGAGACGCTTGGACTAAACGTCAATGAG GAAGAGATCTTTGCCTCCTCGTTCGCAGCTGCTGCATACCTGCAGTCCATCGATTTCCCCAAAGACAAGAAG GTTTATGTGATTGGAGAGGACGGGATTCTgaaggagctggagctggCTGGATTTCAGTACCTCGGCGGGCCA TCCGATGGGGACAAGAAGATAGAGCTGAAGCCTGGATTTTACATGGAGCATGACAAAGAT GTTGGAGCAGTTGTTGTCGGATTTGATCGCTATtttaactactacaaagtaCA GTACGGGACTCTCTGCATTCGTGAGAATCCAGGTTGCCTTTTCATTGCAACTAACCGGGATGCAGTTACCCATCTTACTGATGCCCAAGAGTGGGCAG GTGGAGGATCAATGGTTGGTGCAATCCTTGGTTCAACTAAACAAGAACCACTCGTCGTCGGAAAGCCGTCAACATTCATGATGGACTACCTGGCAAAGAA GTTTGGAATCACCACATCTCAGATATGCATGGTTGGTGACCGTTTGGATACCGACATCTTGTTTGGCCAAAACGGAGGCTGCAAAACTCTTCTGGTTCTTTCAG GTGTCACTTCTGTGCAGATGCTTCAGAGCCCCGACAACTCGATCCAGCCAGATTTCTACACAAACCAAATATCTGATTTTCTCACCCTCAAAGCAGCAACTGTCTGA